From the Anaerolineales bacterium genome, one window contains:
- a CDS encoding class I SAM-dependent methyltransferase translates to MSVEQSKATRGKGLLEPFLARLRANKANQLIPAEARRGRILDIGCGSYPYFLTHTNFSEKYAIDQLPLKLEGTGIHWHQADLNAKPVLPYADGYFDIITLLAVVEHLNPNSLPQLLAEARRALKPGGKVIITTPAGWTDNLLHWMARLSLVSAEEIDEHAYAYTLPTLGWCFGRAGFAMHNIRLGYFELGLNLWATAQR, encoded by the coding sequence ATGTCCGTTGAGCAGAGCAAGGCCACACGCGGCAAAGGCTTGCTGGAGCCGTTCCTGGCCCGGCTGCGCGCCAACAAGGCCAATCAGCTCATCCCGGCTGAAGCGCGCCGCGGCCGCATTCTCGACATTGGCTGCGGCTCATATCCGTATTTCCTGACTCACACCAATTTCAGCGAGAAATACGCCATAGACCAGTTGCCGCTTAAGCTGGAGGGCACGGGCATCCACTGGCACCAGGCGGACCTGAACGCCAAGCCCGTGCTGCCCTATGCCGATGGCTATTTTGACATCATTACTCTGCTGGCCGTGGTGGAGCATCTCAATCCAAACAGCCTTCCGCAGCTGCTGGCTGAAGCCCGCCGGGCTCTCAAGCCGGGCGGCAAGGTCATCATCACCACGCCGGCTGGCTGGACAGATAATCTGCTGCACTGGATGGCGCGCCTCAGCCTGGTCAGCGCCGAGGAGATTGATGAGCATGCCTACGCCTATACCCTGCCCACTCTAGGGTGGTGTTTTGGCCGGGCCGGCTTTGCCATGCACAATATCCGTTTGGGCTATTTTGAACTGGGGCTCAACCTCTGGGCGACTGCGCAGCGCTGA
- a CDS encoding response regulator transcription factor: MAKISIVVVDDHPIFRQGVVDTLSLEPDFAIVGQAASAGEALELVSKLSPIVAIVDLNLPDFNGQQLTRQLHEAKSHTRVVLLTAYDDSSQEWNSIAAGAAAYCAKDVHPETLVRIVRSVAEGRYVVAEQVLDREALQRWQAERANPISPLNEAVGLEPLSGREMEVLACITRGLSNKEIARDLAISHQTVKNHVTAVLRKLKVEDRTQAAVFALRQGWVQVEKPS, encoded by the coding sequence ATGGCAAAGATTTCCATTGTGGTGGTGGATGACCATCCCATTTTTCGGCAGGGGGTTGTCGATACGCTTTCCCTGGAGCCCGACTTTGCCATTGTCGGGCAGGCCGCCAGTGCCGGAGAAGCGCTCGAGCTGGTCTCCAAGCTTTCACCGATTGTCGCCATTGTGGATCTAAACCTGCCCGATTTCAACGGCCAGCAGCTCACCCGCCAATTGCATGAGGCCAAGAGCCATACCCGCGTGGTCTTGCTCACCGCCTACGATGACAGTTCGCAGGAATGGAATTCGATCGCGGCCGGCGCGGCGGCCTACTGCGCCAAAGATGTGCACCCGGAAACCTTGGTGCGCATCGTGCGCAGCGTAGCCGAAGGGCGCTATGTCGTCGCCGAGCAGGTCTTGGACCGCGAAGCGTTGCAGCGTTGGCAGGCAGAGCGGGCCAACCCCATCTCGCCCCTGAATGAGGCGGTGGGCCTGGAGCCGCTTTCTGGCCGTGAAATGGAAGTGTTGGCCTGTATCACACGCGGTCTGAGCAATAAGGAAATCGCCCGCGATCTGGCCATCAGCCATCAAACCGTAAAAAACCATGTGACCGCTGTGTTGCGTAAGTTAAAAGTAGAAGATCGTACTCAGGCAGCTGTATTTGCTCTGCGCCAGGGGTGGGTGCAGGTGGAAAAACCTTCGTAG
- a CDS encoding pilus assembly protein codes for MFFKLNEKGQGMVEYVLIIVLVAIVGLVVWGLLGDGIQNTLNTIVNALSGAG; via the coding sequence ATGTTCTTCAAGTTGAACGAAAAGGGTCAGGGTATGGTGGAGTACGTTCTGATCATTGTGTTGGTCGCTATTGTTGGCCTCGTGGTTTGGGGTCTGTTGGGCGACGGCATTCAGAATACACTCAATACCATTGTTAATGCTCTGAGTGGTGCCGGCTAG
- a CDS encoding response regulator, whose amino-acid sequence MSAEDKVRVLIVDDVAETRENIRKLLQFDANIEVVGASRTGAEGLELSMETQPDVVLMDINMPDMDGITATEAIRKKVPFTQIVILSVQGDSNYMRRAMLAGARDFLTKPIDIDELTAAIHRAGRVARNEKEKLSGVGMSEVSGGSAGGGQLIPGDQGYVVTVFGPKGGIGKTTIATNLAVALRQQGGAVAAVDANLQFGDLSFFFNEQGRTNITDLTPRADELDREIVGEVVIKNEASGVHILAAPMRPEYADAVTGPELASVLRYLSRMYPRVVVDTSALLNELTLAVLDTTDILVLVFTQDIPSIKNVRLFLDLAEGLGMPRDQILLVMNSYDKRRSITPERVRDNFKKDIDVVVPLDERLVVPAMDRGEPFLLRGANTPSGKAVTELANKVNAKLKMMVRSQVEAN is encoded by the coding sequence ATGTCTGCTGAAGATAAAGTTCGCGTCCTGATTGTGGATGATGTCGCTGAAACGCGCGAAAACATCCGCAAGCTTTTGCAGTTCGATGCCAATATTGAAGTCGTCGGCGCTTCGCGCACCGGGGCAGAAGGACTGGAGCTCTCCATGGAGACCCAGCCGGATGTGGTGCTCATGGACATCAACATGCCGGACATGGACGGCATTACCGCCACCGAGGCCATTCGCAAGAAGGTGCCTTTCACCCAGATCGTCATTCTTTCCGTTCAGGGCGATTCGAACTATATGCGCCGCGCCATGCTGGCTGGCGCCCGGGACTTCCTCACCAAGCCGATTGATATTGACGAGCTGACGGCCGCCATCCACCGCGCCGGCCGCGTGGCCCGCAACGAGAAGGAAAAGCTCTCCGGTGTGGGCATGTCCGAGGTCAGCGGCGGGTCGGCCGGAGGCGGCCAGCTCATCCCTGGCGACCAGGGCTATGTGGTCACCGTGTTCGGCCCCAAGGGCGGCATCGGCAAAACCACCATCGCCACCAACCTGGCCGTGGCCTTGCGCCAGCAGGGCGGGGCGGTGGCCGCGGTGGATGCCAATTTGCAGTTTGGCGATCTGTCCTTTTTCTTCAATGAGCAGGGTCGCACCAACATCACGGATCTAACCCCGCGGGCCGATGAACTCGATCGCGAGATCGTGGGCGAGGTCGTGATCAAGAATGAAGCCTCCGGTGTGCACATCCTGGCAGCGCCTATGCGCCCGGAATATGCCGATGCGGTCACAGGCCCTGAGCTCGCCTCCGTCTTGCGCTACCTGAGCCGCATGTATCCCCGTGTGGTGGTGGATACCAGCGCCTTGCTCAACGAGCTGACCCTGGCCGTCCTCGACACCACCGATATTCTGGTGTTGGTCTTCACCCAGGACATTCCCTCGATCAAGAACGTGCGCCTCTTCCTGGACCTGGCGGAGGGGCTGGGCATGCCCCGCGACCAAATTCTTTTGGTGATGAACAGTTACGACAAGCGCCGCAGTATTACCCCTGAGCGGGTGCGTGACAACTTCAAGAAAGATATTGATGTGGTCGTGCCGTTGGATGAACGCCTGGTTGTGCCCGCCATGGACCGCGGGGAACCCTTCTTGTTGCGCGGCGCCAACACGCCCAGCGGCAAGGCCGTTACGGAATTGGCCAATAAAGTGAACGCCAAGCTGAAGATGATGGTTCGCTCTCAGGTCGAGGCCAACTAG
- a CDS encoding CpaF family protein, with translation MRRLERDQNEEPKKPVTRPIEKPENGNDSGGSRLTNLRPSRPGGATPAGRTSYTDLKTRVQTRLLSEVDITMDVSKLDEIRRTIQDLFEKILVEENIVITRPERQRLLEQITDEILGYGPLQPLLADNSISEIMVNGYQSVYVERGGKLYRTPLKFESNEHVMRIIDRIVSPLGRRVDEQSPYVDARLPDGSRVNAVIPPISLSGPVLTIRKFSKDPITIDQLIGFGSISPEAVLFLKACVEANLNVVISGGTGSGKTTLLNVLSTFIPADQRIVTIENAAELQLRQDHVVTLETRPSNVEGTGAITAQQLVVNALRMRPDRIIVGEIRAGEALDMLQAMNTGHEGSMTTAHANSPRDVLSRIETMTLMAGYELPIRAIREQVASAIDLIVQVDRMRDGTRKVVNITEVLGMEGDVITLMDIFVFEQSGFEEGKIMGQMLPTGLRPGFMDRFEAAGIHIPTTLFGAGQRPRY, from the coding sequence ATGCGCAGACTGGAACGCGACCAGAACGAGGAACCCAAGAAGCCGGTCACTCGCCCGATAGAGAAGCCGGAAAACGGCAATGACTCTGGCGGTTCGCGCCTGACCAACCTGCGGCCCAGCCGGCCCGGCGGCGCTACCCCAGCCGGGCGCACCTCCTACACAGACTTGAAGACGCGTGTTCAGACTCGCTTGCTCAGCGAAGTGGACATCACCATGGACGTCAGCAAGCTGGATGAGATCCGCCGTACCATCCAGGACTTGTTTGAAAAAATCCTGGTCGAAGAGAACATCGTTATCACCCGGCCGGAGCGCCAGCGTTTGCTGGAGCAGATCACCGATGAAATTCTGGGATACGGCCCCCTGCAACCGCTTTTGGCGGATAACAGCATCTCTGAAATTATGGTCAATGGCTACCAGAGCGTGTATGTGGAGCGCGGCGGCAAGCTGTACCGCACCCCGCTCAAGTTCGAGAGCAACGAGCATGTCATGCGCATCATTGACCGCATCGTTTCTCCGCTGGGCCGCCGTGTGGATGAGCAAAGCCCGTATGTGGATGCCCGCTTGCCGGATGGCTCGCGCGTCAATGCTGTCATCCCGCCGATCTCACTCAGTGGGCCGGTGCTCACCATCCGTAAGTTCTCCAAAGACCCGATCACGATTGACCAGTTAATCGGCTTCGGCTCCATTTCGCCCGAGGCGGTGCTGTTCCTCAAAGCCTGTGTAGAAGCCAACCTGAACGTAGTGATTTCCGGCGGTACGGGTTCTGGTAAGACCACTTTGCTCAATGTGCTTTCGACCTTCATCCCGGCGGACCAGCGCATCGTCACCATCGAAAATGCGGCGGAACTCCAACTGCGCCAGGACCATGTGGTCACGCTGGAGACGCGCCCCTCGAACGTAGAAGGCACTGGGGCGATCACCGCTCAGCAGCTGGTGGTCAATGCGCTGCGTATGCGCCCCGACCGCATTATCGTCGGCGAAATTCGTGCCGGTGAGGCGCTGGACATGCTCCAGGCGATGAACACCGGCCATGAAGGGTCCATGACCACGGCCCACGCCAACAGCCCCCGAGATGTGCTCTCTCGTATCGAGACCATGACCCTCATGGCGGGCTACGAATTACCCATCCGCGCCATCCGCGAGCAGGTTGCCTCTGCCATCGACTTGATCGTGCAGGTCGACCGTATGCGTGACGGCACCCGCAAGGTGGTCAACATCACCGAAGTGCTTGGCATGGAAGGCGATGTGATCACCCTGATGGACATCTTCGTCTTCGAGCAAAGCGGCTTTGAAGAGGGCAAGATCATGGGGCAAATGTTGCCCACCGGACTGCGGCCCGGGTTCATGGATCGCTTCGAAGCGGCTGGCATTCACATCCCAACCACATTGTTCGGCGCCGGCCAGCGCCCGAGGTATTAG
- a CDS encoding type II secretion system F family protein — protein MPLVFWIGLGLAILLLLLGTVVALRGEKSLVDRRLEQYLDDVYQDARQEGAKQNREGVLVNWLTKRIEPTNFGESTARELARADLKLKIGEYIALIVIAIGLMGLLGYLFGGGSWLFGLVGALLGAGIPRLFVRYQQGKRLRKFDEQLPDMLNLMVNSLRTGFSALQAMEAVSQEMPSPISDEFRRVVQEMQLGVPMETALDNLQRRIASGDLDLAITAINIQREVGGNLAEILDTISYTIRERVRMQGEIRATTAQVAFSGRFLAFMPLIISGVLWAVNRDYMMGFFEEPVICGISMLITAGVMLVVGYVALTRLAQIEI, from the coding sequence ATGCCGTTGGTGTTTTGGATCGGACTGGGGCTGGCCATTCTGCTCCTGCTGCTGGGTACCGTAGTGGCCCTGCGCGGTGAAAAGTCCTTGGTGGATCGCCGTCTGGAACAATACCTGGATGATGTTTACCAGGACGCCCGGCAAGAGGGCGCCAAGCAAAACAGGGAAGGTGTGCTGGTCAACTGGCTCACCAAGCGCATTGAGCCCACCAATTTTGGCGAAAGCACCGCCAGGGAGCTGGCCCGTGCCGATCTCAAGCTGAAGATCGGTGAATACATTGCCCTGATCGTCATCGCTATCGGCCTGATGGGTTTGCTGGGTTATCTATTCGGCGGCGGCTCCTGGCTGTTCGGCCTGGTGGGCGCCCTGCTCGGGGCCGGGATCCCGCGCCTCTTTGTGCGCTATCAACAGGGCAAGCGTCTGCGCAAATTCGATGAACAGCTGCCAGACATGCTCAATCTAATGGTCAACAGCCTGCGCACAGGCTTCTCGGCCTTGCAGGCTATGGAAGCGGTCAGCCAGGAAATGCCTTCGCCGATCAGCGACGAATTCCGCCGCGTGGTGCAGGAAATGCAGCTGGGCGTGCCGATGGAAACCGCCCTCGACAATTTGCAGCGCAGGATCGCCAGCGGCGACTTGGACCTGGCCATCACGGCGATTAACATCCAACGTGAGGTTGGCGGCAACCTGGCGGAAATTCTGGACACCATCTCATACACCATCCGCGAGCGGGTGCGCATGCAGGGCGAGATCCGCGCCACCACCGCCCAGGTGGCCTTTTCCGGCCGCTTTTTGGCGTTTATGCCGCTGATCATTTCCGGCGTGCTCTGGGCGGTCAACCGCGACTATATGATGGGCTTCTTTGAAGAGCCGGTTATCTGCGGGATCTCGATGCTGATCACTGCCGGCGTGATGCTGGTGGTTGGCTATGTAGCCCTCACCCGCCTGGCGCAGATTGAGATCTAG
- a CDS encoding type II secretion system F family protein yields the protein MTWIGLLIIFIIIAAAVALVVVGLRDRQNSDPLATRLAEYAARGEIASLEEIELSQPFMERVVYPTARRLGEFAQRFTPAQAIIDARRRLEMAGAPRWLEPSLFLASRFVFGFGLGGLLFMVYSISNDITFNTALIILAATVVGFFMPNLLVDSRVTRRQRTILNSMPDALDLLTISVEAGLGFDAALKKVTEKWDNELSEAFSRVLQEVQLGKLRREALRDMAARLNLSEMDSFVAAVIQSEQLGVSMSRVLRVQSDSMRIKRRQRAEERAQQAPVKMLMPMVLLIFPTIVILLMGPAVLQIMRSGIGF from the coding sequence ATGACTTGGATCGGTCTGCTGATCATCTTCATCATCATTGCCGCGGCGGTTGCCCTGGTGGTGGTAGGCCTGCGCGACCGCCAGAATTCCGACCCGCTGGCCACCCGGCTGGCTGAATATGCCGCCCGCGGCGAGATCGCCAGCCTGGAAGAGATCGAGCTCTCGCAGCCCTTCATGGAGCGCGTCGTGTACCCCACGGCGCGGCGTCTGGGCGAATTTGCCCAGCGCTTCACGCCGGCGCAGGCCATCATTGATGCTCGCCGCCGGTTGGAGATGGCCGGCGCGCCGCGCTGGTTGGAACCCAGCTTGTTCCTCGCCTCGCGCTTCGTCTTTGGCTTTGGCTTGGGCGGCCTGCTCTTTATGGTCTATTCCATATCCAATGACATCACCTTCAACACAGCGCTGATCATTCTGGCCGCTACCGTAGTAGGTTTCTTCATGCCCAACCTACTGGTGGACAGCCGTGTCACCCGCCGCCAGCGCACCATTCTGAACTCCATGCCAGACGCGCTGGACCTGCTCACCATTTCGGTGGAAGCCGGCCTGGGTTTTGACGCTGCCCTCAAAAAAGTGACCGAGAAGTGGGACAACGAACTTTCCGAAGCCTTCAGCCGCGTGTTACAAGAAGTGCAGCTGGGCAAATTGCGCCGTGAAGCCTTGCGAGACATGGCCGCCCGGCTCAATCTCTCGGAAATGGACAGCTTTGTAGCCGCCGTGATCCAGAGCGAGCAGTTGGGTGTCAGCATGTCGCGCGTGCTGCGGGTGCAATCCGATTCCATGCGCATTAAGCGCCGGCAGCGTGCTGAGGAAAGAGCCCAGCAGGCTCCCGTGAAAATGCTGATGCCGATGGTGCTGCTGATCTTCCCTACGATCGTGATTTTGCTGATGGGTCCTGCCGTGCTGCAGATCATGCGCTCCGGCATCGGCTTCTAA
- a CDS encoding ComF family protein, with the protein MLDWLFPPRCLGCGALGGPWCSACDQRTHWLRAPLCAHCGLPSAEQAASCEACRVNHYRFTSARSLAPYAAELRQALLAFKRQQNMALAQIFAAKLQLLYQQQAWQADLVLPVPLDAQREAQRGFNQAGLLAGPLAQGLGLPLPAGALRRKPGAKVQHRLTAAQRWQNLQGTFVADKQAILGTHVLLVDDIMTTGATAQAISLALLEAGAAQVYVLTVGRSLFQDHQANLVR; encoded by the coding sequence GTGCTGGACTGGCTCTTCCCGCCGCGTTGCCTGGGCTGTGGCGCGCTGGGTGGTCCGTGGTGCTCGGCCTGCGACCAGCGCACCCACTGGCTGCGCGCGCCGCTCTGCGCCCATTGCGGGCTTCCGTCTGCCGAACAGGCGGCAAGCTGTGAGGCCTGCCGGGTCAATCACTATCGCTTCACTTCGGCGCGTTCATTGGCGCCTTATGCCGCTGAGCTGCGCCAAGCATTGCTGGCCTTCAAACGCCAGCAGAACATGGCCCTGGCGCAGATCTTTGCCGCCAAGCTGCAGCTGCTCTATCAGCAGCAAGCCTGGCAGGCAGACCTTGTGCTGCCCGTGCCTTTGGATGCCCAACGGGAGGCCCAGCGCGGCTTCAACCAGGCGGGCTTGCTGGCCGGGCCGCTTGCCCAGGGTTTGGGTCTGCCGCTCCCGGCCGGCGCGCTGCGGCGCAAGCCCGGCGCAAAGGTTCAGCACCGGTTGACCGCTGCGCAGCGCTGGCAGAACTTACAAGGGACATTTGTTGCAGACAAACAGGCAATCTTGGGGACGCACGTGCTTCTGGTGGATGATATTATGACTACAGGAGCTACAGCACAAGCGATCTCGCTGGCTTTGCTGGAAGCCGGCGCTGCACAAGTGTATGTCCTCACGGTGGGGCGCTCGCTCTTCCAAGACCACCAGGCGAATTTGGTAAGATAG
- the raiA gene encoding ribosome-associated translation inhibitor RaiA, which translates to MTTVVDISAKDFQVDDTLRDYVSSRAEKLDRYLPDVEDVKVDLAHRKAAKAAGDRYKAQITLRGASFVLRAEENSDQPSNAFDLALEKIQRQMERYKGKRQGNKSAQPVLADQELAEFEIEDEPLSEIVRQKRFLLHPMSPAEAMEQMRLLGHNNFFVFYNMDANGVSVLYRRGDDSYGLIDTEIA; encoded by the coding sequence ATGACCACAGTGGTTGATATTTCCGCAAAAGACTTCCAGGTAGACGACACCTTGCGCGATTACGTCAGCTCGCGCGCAGAGAAGTTGGACCGTTATCTGCCCGATGTTGAGGACGTCAAAGTGGACCTGGCTCACCGCAAAGCGGCCAAAGCCGCCGGTGACCGCTATAAAGCTCAGATCACCCTGCGCGGCGCCAGCTTTGTACTGCGTGCCGAGGAAAATTCCGACCAGCCCAGCAACGCCTTTGACCTGGCCTTGGAAAAGATCCAGCGCCAGATGGAACGCTACAAGGGCAAGCGCCAGGGCAACAAGAGCGCCCAGCCCGTGCTTGCCGACCAGGAACTGGCCGAATTTGAGATCGAGGACGAGCCGCTGAGCGAGATCGTCCGTCAGAAACGCTTTCTCTTGCACCCCATGTCGCCCGCCGAAGCGATGGAGCAGATGCGCCTGCTGGGGCACAACAACTTCTTCGTCTTCTACAATATGGATGCCAATGGCGTCAGCGTGCTCTACCGGCGCGGCGACGACAGCTACGGCCTGATTGACACCGAGATCGCCTGA
- the folE gene encoding GTP cyclohydrolase I FolE, with protein MSKKVYEAARLLENGFDAESIEQAVESILNAVGEDPQREGLRKTPHRVAGAYKELLAGYRTDPVKLINEALFDVDYDDMVLVRDIEFFSLCEHHMLPFMGRAHVAYIPSGKVIGLSKIPRIVDMFSRRLQVQERLTREIADFLCQALNPLGAGVVVEGLHMCSMMRGVKKHDARMTTSTMVGSFRSNPITRQEFLDSISRGAQPLHF; from the coding sequence ATGAGTAAAAAAGTCTATGAGGCTGCGCGCCTATTGGAAAACGGCTTTGACGCCGAGTCGATCGAACAGGCTGTGGAGAGCATTCTGAATGCGGTGGGCGAAGACCCGCAACGTGAAGGTCTGCGAAAAACGCCGCACCGCGTGGCCGGAGCCTACAAGGAGCTGCTGGCCGGCTACCGCACCGACCCCGTCAAGCTGATCAATGAGGCACTCTTTGACGTGGACTACGATGACATGGTGCTGGTGCGCGACATTGAATTCTTCAGCTTATGTGAGCACCATATGCTGCCTTTTATGGGGCGGGCGCATGTGGCTTATATCCCCAGCGGCAAAGTCATCGGCCTCTCTAAGATCCCGCGGATCGTGGATATGTTTTCCCGCCGCCTGCAGGTGCAGGAGCGGCTGACGCGTGAGATCGCCGATTTCCTGTGCCAGGCGCTTAACCCGCTCGGGGCGGGCGTGGTGGTGGAAGGGCTGCATATGTGCTCCATGATGCGCGGCGTGAAAAAGCATGACGCGCGCATGACCACCTCCACCATGGTGGGCAGCTTCCGCAGCAATCCGATCACTCGCCAGGAATTTTTGGACAGCATTTCACGCGGCGCGCAGCCGCTGCACTTCTAA
- a CDS encoding pilus assembly protein codes for MDKRINKAEKGQAMVEYALLFVLIALFVIGGFTLLSSTMGNVLQNLVDFLPSP; via the coding sequence ATGGACAAGCGCATCAATAAAGCGGAAAAAGGGCAGGCCATGGTGGAATATGCCCTTCTGTTTGTGCTGATTGCTTTGTTTGTAATTGGCGGCTTCACCTTGCTCAGCAGCACGATGGGCAATGTGCTGCAAAACCTGGTGGATTTTCTGCCCTCCCCCTAG
- the folK gene encoding 2-amino-4-hydroxy-6-hydroxymethyldihydropteridine diphosphokinase — MNAAGNEHIVHLGLGSNIEPERHMLLAIAALRERLDVRCVSGVWQFPAVGSEGPDFLNAALTVATNLPAEALRTQVLHPLEAELGRQRTADKFAPRSMDIDILVYGDQVLDFEIWTRAHLAIPLAECAPELVEPRSGLNLRQISADLGREVKLKRAAID; from the coding sequence TTGAACGCAGCCGGGAATGAGCACATCGTTCATCTGGGGCTGGGCTCCAACATCGAGCCAGAGCGCCACATGCTCCTGGCGATTGCGGCACTGCGGGAACGCCTGGATGTGCGCTGCGTCTCCGGCGTGTGGCAATTCCCGGCGGTCGGCTCGGAGGGACCTGATTTTCTCAACGCGGCGCTGACGGTAGCCACCAACCTGCCCGCCGAAGCGCTGAGGACGCAAGTGCTGCATCCACTGGAGGCCGAACTAGGCCGGCAGCGCACGGCAGACAAGTTCGCTCCGCGCAGCATGGATATTGACATCTTGGTCTATGGAGACCAGGTATTGGACTTCGAAATCTGGACGCGGGCGCATCTGGCCATTCCACTGGCCGAGTGCGCCCCGGAACTGGTGGAGCCGCGCAGCGGCCTGAACCTGCGTCAGATCTCGGCGGACTTAGGCCGTGAGGTTAAACTAAAACGGGCCGCTATAGACTAG
- a CDS encoding dihydroneopterin aldolase, producing the protein MDKVIIKDLLVRGIIGINDWEREHPQDILINIEIGADLHAAGQSDAIEDCVNYRTVSKKVMAHTERAARLTVEALAADIAALCLEEPGALSVKVRVEKPGAVRFAQSVGVEIERSRE; encoded by the coding sequence ATGGATAAAGTCATCATCAAAGACCTGTTGGTGCGCGGCATCATCGGCATCAACGACTGGGAGCGCGAGCACCCGCAGGACATCCTGATCAATATCGAGATCGGCGCCGACCTGCACGCAGCCGGACAGAGCGATGCGATTGAGGATTGCGTGAACTATCGCACGGTAAGCAAGAAGGTCATGGCACATACTGAACGCGCTGCGCGCCTGACCGTGGAAGCCCTGGCGGCAGACATTGCCGCGCTGTGCCTAGAAGAACCCGGCGCCTTGAGCGTTAAAGTGCGCGTAGAGAAACCCGGCGCAGTGCGCTTTGCCCAGTCCGTGGGAGTGGAGATTGAACGCAGCCGGGAATGA
- a CDS encoding SDR family oxidoreductase has translation MDSLEGKLVLVTGGAVRVGAALARAVAAAGGNLVLHYHSSAEKAEALQAELSATGVTVHMLQADLGDLQQAGELVPRARKFGPLYGLVNSAAIFEDLDLDSSDLSAWQRHLDLNLSAPFLLSQAFWRGLPAQQPGRIVNILDWRALRPAADHLPYTISKAGLAALTRSLAVAMAPQVTVNGIALGAILPPADGGAAPKLIDQTPAGRWAELDEVGQTLRFLLTGPGYITGDIIHLDGGRHLV, from the coding sequence ATGGATAGTTTGGAAGGCAAACTGGTGCTGGTCACCGGCGGCGCGGTGCGCGTCGGCGCCGCCCTGGCCCGGGCGGTGGCGGCCGCGGGCGGCAACCTAGTGCTGCACTACCACAGCTCGGCTGAAAAGGCAGAGGCGCTGCAAGCAGAGCTGAGCGCCACAGGTGTCACAGTGCATATGCTGCAGGCCGACCTGGGCGACTTGCAGCAAGCCGGCGAGCTGGTGCCGCGCGCCAGAAAATTTGGCCCGCTGTACGGCCTGGTGAACAGCGCCGCCATTTTCGAAGACCTGGATCTGGACAGCAGCGACTTGTCCGCCTGGCAGCGCCACCTGGACCTCAACCTCAGCGCGCCCTTTTTGCTCAGCCAGGCTTTCTGGCGCGGCCTGCCCGCACAGCAGCCCGGTCGCATCGTGAACATTTTGGACTGGCGCGCCCTGCGCCCCGCCGCCGACCATCTGCCCTATACGATCAGCAAGGCGGGCCTGGCGGCCCTGACCCGCTCACTGGCGGTGGCCATGGCACCACAGGTAACGGTCAACGGCATCGCCCTCGGGGCGATCCTGCCCCCGGCGGACGGCGGCGCGGCGCCCAAGCTGATCGACCAAACCCCGGCCGGACGCTGGGCAGAGCTGGACGAAGTGGGCCAGACGCTGCGCTTTTTGCTGACTGGCCCGGGTTACATCACCGGAGACATCATTCACCTGGACGGTGGAAGGCATCTTGTCTAA
- a CDS encoding metal-sensitive transcriptional regulator, whose translation MHHSDQTKRRLKTIEGQIRGIQRMLDDGVYCIDIVRQVQAAQAALGKVSQMVLEEHMHSCMVSAIRGDDPDERERVLSEIAEVYAAATKN comes from the coding sequence ATGCACCATAGCGATCAAACCAAACGCCGGCTCAAGACCATCGAGGGCCAGATCCGCGGCATCCAGCGCATGCTGGACGACGGTGTCTACTGCATCGACATTGTGCGCCAGGTGCAGGCGGCCCAGGCCGCGCTGGGCAAGGTCAGCCAGATGGTGCTTGAGGAGCACATGCATTCTTGCATGGTCTCTGCCATCCGCGGCGATGACCCAGACGAGCGCGAGCGTGTTCTCAGTGAAATTGCCGAAGTCTATGCGGCGGCCACCAAAAACTAA
- a CDS encoding heavy-metal-associated domain-containing protein, with product MNTVVYTVPKIHCANCVHTVETELSELPGVESVKANNVDQKVMVSFDAPASDDQIRAALAEINYPAEA from the coding sequence ATGAATACTGTTGTCTACACTGTCCCCAAGATCCACTGCGCCAACTGCGTCCACACCGTGGAAACTGAGCTTTCGGAACTGCCCGGTGTGGAAAGCGTTAAAGCCAACAATGTTGACCAAAAGGTCATGGTCAGCTTCGATGCCCCGGCCAGTGACGACCAGATTCGCGCGGCTCTGGCTGAGATCAATTACCCGGCTGAAGCCTAA